The genomic interval TCCGCACAATCGCCAATCCCCCAATTATGCGCACTGCGCAAACTGTAAAGCTGCAAGGTGATTCCGCTCAATTTAGCGCCCTGCTCGAGCACTGGTGGCTGATAAACTTGCCGAGGAGCGACAACCAAACGTACTTGCTGCGCTTGATGATCGCGCACTGTGTAATAGCCTGCATCGAGTGCTGGCAAAGCCACTTCACCATGTACTGAACTGATCAACTCCGCACACAGCGTGTTGTATTCATCATAAAGCTCTAGAGAGGCGCCCGTGGCAAATGGCATCTCAAGCGTCTGCGCCGCATCTGCTTCAACGCACAGCGTGGTTAGAAAAGACCCTTGGTGGCTGCCCTCGAGCATAGCAGATAACGCATCGATCACCTCATCAGAGGCATTAACCAAAGTGCCATCTAAGGCGTAATACGTTCGCATGATCCACTGATCTGCTTCCATCGATCACCTGCCACTTTTGTCAGTATCTTTTATATGTCAGCGTATCACAAGCGGTCATTTAAGGTTATTTTGCTGCTGATTTATTGTGCCTCATCAAAGCTCACCGCGACCAAGCGCGATATACCGGGTTCGCTCATCGTTACCCCGATCAAATGGTCACACGCTTGCATGGTGGTTTTGTGGTGGGTGATCACCACAAACTGGGTGTGCTGCGCCATATCACGCAACAGCGCGGTCAATCGCCCGACGTTGCCATCATCGAGCGGTGCATCGACTTCATCAAGCAAACAAAATGGCGCCGGATTTAGGCGGAATAAGGCAAACACTAAAGCGATCGCCGTGAGCGCTTTTTCACCACCGGATAACGCGCTTAAGTTTTTAATCGTTTTCCCTGGTGGGCGCACGCGGATATTTACGCCCGCGCTTAACACATCGTCTTCTGACCATTCGAGCGCCGCCTCACCGCCGCGAAACAGGCGTGGGAACAGCGCCGCAAAATGGTGGTTAATCACCCCCATCGTTTCGTGTAAACGTTGTCGGGTTTCTTCATCGAGCTCACGAATCGCCTCATTAAGCTGATCCAAGCTTTGGCGCAGGTCTTCACACTGCTGATTAAGCGTTTGGTATTCTTCATCGACGCTGCGAAACGTTTCTATCGCACTGAGATTCACCGCACCAAGCTCTGTCAACGCTCGTTGTGAGGATTTCAAGCTACGCTGAAGTGAGCGTTCATCAAGCGTCATATCCTCTGGAAAGATAATCGCTTTGCGGTCGCTATCGAGAAAATGGGCTTGCAATTGTGCGATTGATTCGTCAATCGTTGCACTGCGGTCTTGGTACTGCGCCATCTGATGCTGCGCTAAATCTATCTCATGCTGTCGGCGATCGAGTGTACGTTCTAACCGTTGCACGTTTTGGGTGGCTTCATGCTCACGCACTTCTGCATCTTGCATCCCCGTTTCGGCTTCAAGCAGTGATTCATTAGCTGCTATCAGCTCCTCTTCTAAGGTTTCTAACGCTAAACTGAGCGTTTCTTGCTCGCTGGTTAAGTACTGCTGTTGTACCTTAATCTCGTCTTGCTCGGCCTCATTACGTGCCTCGCGCTCGATATACGCCTGAATATGCGCACGCAGTGTGGTTAGGCGTGTTTCGTTAGTCTGCTTTTCCTGACTAAGCTGGTTCAGCGCTTGACGAGCGCTGTGCCACTCATCTCGCACACGCGTTAATGCTTGCTCATCCACCGCGCTATCATCCGCGTCATCAGGTAGCGTATTGAGTTGTGCCTGCGCCTGATTGAGCGCTTGCTGCGTACTCTCGCGCTCTTGTTGCCAGCTATGCAATACGGCACGTTGCTCAGCCGCCAAACGCTCAGCATACTGCTGGGCGTTGCGCTTTATAATCAGTGTATTAGCGCTTTGTTGATGCGCCTCACGCTGGCTCGCCAAGGCTTGTTGCGCTTGAGTGATCTCTATTTTCAAGCGTTGATGGTTGATTTTTGCTTGCTCGTGAGCGCGGATTTTATCTTGCCAAGCGGCTTCGAGCGCTGGTAGCTCTTCAGCCAGCGTTCGTCGCTGTGCACTACGCGCTAATGCGCCTGATTGATCCCCATCACGCAGCGGTACAATGCTATGCGCAGTAATCAATGTCCCATCCAGCGTGAGATAATGTTTGTTTTTATCAAGCAATTTCAGATCGATATCAACATCATGCTCAGCCAACGGCCAAACATCGGCCAGCCAATCAGACAAAGCAGCCTCAGACTGCACAATCTCTTGCCAAGGCAGCG from Suttonella sp. R2A3 carries:
- the smc gene encoding chromosome segregation protein SMC, which produces MRLTAIHLHGFKSFPERTVFPVDAPLTAILGPNGCGKSNIIDAVRWVLGESAAKQLRGQAMSDVIFAGCQSRAPSRQASVELHFDNSDQQAGGAFADFAELVIRREIDSEGQSRYLINKKRCRRRDIIDLLQGSGVGARSYAVIEQGMISRVIEAKPEELRSFIEEASGIAVYQSRRKESERRMARVNEHLTRHDDRLYDLTRQRSRLEQEAEIAQQYREIQRQISDQQHRLNSWQYHRLQIQQATLNKESTEYETQLIEMMAVLNREQTQLPEVVQQAEDALNTKRQAAANWRKAQQHEQLINQQQLSQNQALRHTSAQLNQLNERQARLDKQNAADGAQLRTMQEEVQQVERAQQNYDASYHQQQADYQNKEQTYHAQQAAYDTFTKQRAQRDAERAQAQSTFDQATNRLEALDQRIAERTQEQQAHEDHALAVEEAALAQETQALAVEDAEVELARIEANLQTTEAALNTAQQDEQAARDAFQHANHQYQTLQQWGEEAQEVPSSEAPLLLDALRVDPLWRTALERFLGKRLQAVYQAKGNHQNALAQQQALVSAGDVPLPWQEIVQSEAALSDWLADVWPLAEHDVDIDLKLLDKNKHYLTLDGTLITAHSIVPLRDGDQSGALARSAQRRTLAEELPALEAAWQDKIRAHEQAKINHQRLKIEITQAQQALASQREAHQQSANTLIIKRNAQQYAERLAAEQRAVLHSWQQERESTQQALNQAQAQLNTLPDDADDSAVDEQALTRVRDEWHSARQALNQLSQEKQTNETRLTTLRAHIQAYIEREARNEAEQDEIKVQQQYLTSEQETLSLALETLEEELIAANESLLEAETGMQDAEVREHEATQNVQRLERTLDRRQHEIDLAQHQMAQYQDRSATIDESIAQLQAHFLDSDRKAIIFPEDMTLDERSLQRSLKSSQRALTELGAVNLSAIETFRSVDEEYQTLNQQCEDLRQSLDQLNEAIRELDEETRQRLHETMGVINHHFAALFPRLFRGGEAALEWSEDDVLSAGVNIRVRPPGKTIKNLSALSGGEKALTAIALVFALFRLNPAPFCLLDEVDAPLDDGNVGRLTALLRDMAQHTQFVVITHHKTTMQACDHLIGVTMSEPGISRLVAVSFDEAQ